A genomic region of Cyanobacterium sp. T60_A2020_053 contains the following coding sequences:
- a CDS encoding WYL domain-containing protein: MAKKPYLHRHSDLKSFQRLMLLITTIINYPYSVDDDCINPVQQLQEDIIKMAEDLQIDLETPAIATLRKDIEVLREYGVLEKRMYRWGYYVGTGVMSKSELKVAFDALDSMANYQGDATAKKIYGQLEKRIRGLKLEKKDDFFYPVKRNLNRAINYTNPEEMILKGNNQHTLYHHLSALEQAIIKGQAIEISRKKDYYNQGHVGIEIVIPLQLIYYNIAWYLIYENCANGQLIMGRVNRFSDYFRLLSSAGRNIEAQKESLRKVEQLLTNGWGLNLGNLEEQELELRGKLTLEKIKVRFYPPVADLIIEGDLRHPKQTMKVHKDKSNSQTLFTDYMINLPPRSLNEFLIWLQSYGSCVEVISPLHLRERHQQGALELYQRYQ; this comes from the coding sequence ATGGCAAAGAAACCTTACCTACATCGCCACAGTGACCTCAAGTCTTTCCAAAGATTAATGTTATTAATTACAACCATTATTAATTATCCCTACTCAGTTGATGATGATTGTATTAATCCTGTACAACAATTACAGGAAGACATTATTAAAATGGCTGAAGATTTGCAAATTGACCTAGAAACTCCTGCTATTGCCACTTTAAGGAAGGATATAGAAGTTTTGAGAGAGTATGGTGTTTTAGAAAAGAGAATGTATCGCTGGGGTTATTATGTTGGTACAGGGGTAATGAGTAAATCAGAATTGAAAGTCGCCTTTGATGCTTTAGACTCAATGGCAAATTATCAGGGTGATGCTACTGCTAAGAAAATTTATGGACAATTAGAGAAAAGAATTAGAGGATTAAAACTGGAGAAAAAAGATGATTTTTTCTACCCTGTAAAAAGGAATCTTAATCGTGCTATCAATTATACAAACCCTGAAGAAATGATATTAAAAGGAAATAATCAGCATACTTTATATCATCATCTTTCTGCTTTAGAACAGGCTATTATTAAAGGACAAGCTATTGAAATCAGTCGTAAAAAAGATTATTACAATCAAGGTCATGTTGGCATAGAAATTGTTATTCCCTTGCAGTTAATTTATTATAATATTGCATGGTATTTAATCTATGAAAATTGTGCTAATGGTCAATTAATTATGGGTAGAGTTAATCGCTTTAGTGATTATTTTCGACTACTATCATCAGCAGGAAGAAACATCGAAGCACAAAAAGAATCTTTAAGAAAAGTAGAACAATTATTAACTAATGGTTGGGGATTAAACTTAGGTAACTTAGAAGAACAGGAACTAGAATTAAGGGGAAAGTTAACTTTAGAAAAGATTAAAGTAAGATTTTATCCTCCTGTAGCTGATTTAATTATTGAGGGTGATTTGAGGCATCCTAAACAGACAATGAAAGTTCATAAAGATAAAAGTAATAGTCAAACTTTATTTACTGATTATATGATTAACCTTCCCCCCCGTTCTCTTAATGAATTTTTGATTTGGTTACAGAGTTATGGTAGTTGTGTGGAAGTTATTTCTCCTCTGCATTTACGAGAAAGACATCAGCAAGGGGCATTAGAACTTTATCAACGCTATCAGTAA
- the cas1 gene encoding CRISPR-associated endonuclease Cas1, with the protein MKTVYISQQGCYLCLDQEQILVKKNKQVINEIQLPLVEQILIFGKSQLTTQLIRKCLWQNIPILYLSRMGYCYGRIISIERGYRQLSRYQQQIEFYEKLTTAKIIISAKINNSKIIIQRQQRRKSNLELQQVIDSLSYLQNQAEKADSIERLFGYEGAGASTYFSAFGQCLSNPDLVFYSRSRRPPGNEINALLSFGYQVLWNHLLSLIELQGLDPYYGCLHQNNERHASLASDLMEEFRAGIVDSLVLYLVNKNIIKAREDFSFRDGGCYLNDNGRRKYLQAFVTRMEEIITNDLGEKQPRWDLLMQQVKKIKQFFYNPAMGYQPYLLR; encoded by the coding sequence ATGAAAACAGTATATATTTCCCAGCAAGGATGCTATTTATGTCTAGACCAAGAGCAAATTCTGGTGAAAAAGAATAAACAGGTCATTAATGAAATTCAGTTGCCACTGGTAGAGCAAATCCTTATCTTTGGTAAATCTCAACTAACTACTCAATTAATCAGAAAGTGTTTATGGCAGAATATCCCTATTCTTTATCTGTCCAGAATGGGTTATTGCTACGGCAGGATTATCAGTATTGAAAGGGGTTATCGTCAATTATCCCGTTATCAACAGCAAATAGAATTTTACGAGAAATTAACTACAGCTAAAATTATTATCTCAGCAAAAATTAATAACTCAAAAATCATTATTCAAAGGCAACAAAGAAGAAAATCAAACCTAGAATTACAACAGGTTATTGATAGTTTAAGCTATCTACAAAACCAAGCTGAAAAAGCTGATAGTATTGAAAGATTATTTGGTTATGAGGGCGCTGGTGCATCCACATATTTCTCTGCTTTTGGGCAATGTTTAAGCAATCCTGATCTCGTCTTTTATTCTCGTTCTCGTCGTCCACCCGGAAATGAAATAAATGCCTTGCTTAGTTTCGGTTATCAAGTGCTATGGAATCATCTCTTGTCTTTGATAGAATTGCAAGGGTTAGACCCATACTACGGTTGTTTGCATCAAAATAATGAACGTCATGCTTCTTTAGCTTCTGATTTAATGGAAGAATTTAGGGCTGGAATTGTTGACTCTTTAGTGCTTTATTTAGTTAATAAAAATATTATTAAAGCTAGAGAGGATTTTAGTTTTCGTGATGGTGGTTGCTACTTAAATGACAATGGCAGAAGGAAATATTTACAAGCATTTGTGACTAGGATGGAAGAAATAATTACTAATGATTTAGGAGAGAAACAACCAAGATGGGATTTATTGATGCAACAGGTGAAAAAGATTAAACAATTCTTCTACAATCCAGCTATGGGTTATCAACCTTATTTACTAAGATGA
- the cas2 gene encoding CRISPR-associated endonuclease Cas2, which produces MMFYLICYDIADDKRRNKIASILEGYGSRVQFSVFECVLSGKQYQQLQQKLKKIFKKEEDSLRFYCISRHTLNNIEVWGVNSEITEAFSSVIV; this is translated from the coding sequence ATGATGTTTTACCTTATTTGTTATGATATTGCCGATGACAAAAGAAGAAACAAAATAGCAAGTATTCTGGAAGGCTATGGGTCAAGAGTGCAATTTAGTGTCTTTGAATGTGTCCTCAGTGGTAAGCAATATCAACAACTGCAACAAAAACTAAAGAAGATTTTTAAGAAGGAGGAAGATAGTTTAAGATTTTACTGTATTTCTCGGCACACTCTTAATAATATTGAGGTATGGGGAGTTAACTCGGAAATAACGGAGGCTTTTTCTTCTGTTATTGTTTAG